The window CGAACGGTTCGCTGGCGCATTCACCGTGGAGGTGGCCGTCCAGCTATTGCTCTTCACCAGAAAACGCGCACCCGAGTTGTAGGAAACTCCAGGACCCTCACCACCCCAGATGATCATCTCCTGCCCGGTCCACACCGCAGAATGGACTGCTCTTCCTGGAACGACCGTGGCCGCACTACGCCCAAGCCATTCATCTGGTGTACCCACCGCTTTGGCATTGGTTAAGGCTAAAAATGCCAAACACAACACCATCAGTCCGGCTTTGAGACAGAGTTTGGTATTCATCTTATCTTGATCTCCTGTTAGATGGAATGTCCTGTGACGACTCCTTGGTTGTTAGGAAATATTTTTCAAAATGACTGCTGGCGTGTCCAGCCTAGAATCTTCTCCTTGCCATTTTTTTGATCTCATCTGAACAAGTCATATCCTTTTTGCACACGCTCAACCCGCTTCTTCTGCCCGTTTGGAAAATGTATTTTATGGGAACAGCAGGGAATGGCCGCCAGAGTGCATCCTTTGCTTTAGCGGCCATCCGACACTAACCCAACTTTCATTTCACCCCTCACCCTCCCTTCTGTCATTTCCCATAATGAACCTTTTTCACGGTCTTTATATTTTCCACCCCCTGATACCTCCCAAAACCACGCCCAGAATCTCCTTCAAATATTTACTTAACCCCTATTGAATTCCTCCCCGCACTCCTTATAGTGCGCTCGACTTTTGCATCGCAAAAAATGAGCAACCAGCAGGACGGAGCCGGCCAATGGAACATCCAGGCGGCGCGCACTCTTTACAACGTTGATCGTTGGGGCGCGAAATATTTCGACATCAACGAACAAGGCAACGTCGCGGTCACGCCTCTTCAGGAAGCCGGTGCCAGCGTCGATATCACCGACGTCATCGAGGAAGCCAAGGCGCGCGGACTCAAGTTCCCCCTGCTCATCCGCTTCCAGGACATCCTGCGTCATCGCGTCCAGTCCATCAACCAAGCTTTCCGCAACTCCATCGCAGAGTTCAATTACCAGGGCCAGTACCGCGGTGTGTTCCCCATCAAGGTGAACCAACTCCGCGAAGTGGTGGAAGAGATCCTCGACGCCGGCAAGCAATACAACTTCGGTCTCGAAGTCGGCAGCAAGCCCGAGCTCTATGCCGGTCTCGCCCTCCAGAACCAGATGGGCGGTCTCATCATTTGCAACGGCTACAAAGATCCCGGCTTCGTGAAGATGGCCCTCATGGGCATCAAGCTCGGCCGCAAGGTCATCATGGTCGTGGAAAAGCTCGAAGAGCTGAAGCAAATCATCACTGTCTCCAAGCAAGTCGGTGTGGAACCCATGGTCGGCATCCGCGCCCGTCTGCTCAGCAAGGGTGCTGGCAAATGGGCCGAGAGCGGTGGCGAGAACGCCAAGTTCGGCCTCAGCACTTCCGAGATGCTCGAAGCCGCCGAACTCCTCAAGGCCGAGAACCTCACGCAATGCTTCAAGCTTCTGCACTTCCACATCGGTTCGCAGGTGCCTGATATTTTGACCGTGAAGAAGGCCGTGCAGGAAGCCAGCCGCTTCTACGCCAAGCTCCACAAGATGGGCTTCCCCATCGAGTTCGTGGATGTCGGCGGCGGTTTGGGCGTGGATTACGATGGCAGCCGTTCCGCCTTCGATAGCTCCACGAACTACACCCTCCAGGAATACACGAACGACATCGTCTATTACATCGGCAACATCTGCGATGCCGAGAAGGTGCCGCATCCGAACATCGTCAGCGAGAGCGGTCGCGCCATCGTCGCGCATCACAGTGTGCTCGTCGTGGAAGTCTTCGGCTCCATCGCCAAACAACAGACCGCCACTCATCTCAAGTATGGCGAGAACGAACATTCGCTCGTCAAAGAGCTTTTGGACATCCGCCAGAACCTCCCCAAGCTGAACAAGCTCGAGGCTTATCACGACGCGCTCGAACGCAAAGAAGACGCGCACCAGATGTTCACGCTCGGCGTCATGGAATTGCCCGACAAGGCGAAGATCGAGAACCTCTACTGGGACATCAGCCAAGCCGTTGTGGAATCCTTCCGCGGCCAAGCCTACATCCCCGAGGAGATCCGCAAGCTCGAAGACAGCTTGGGGGATCAATACCTCTGTAACTTCTCCGTGTTCCAATCTTTGTTGGATCACTGGGCTCTCGGTCAGTTGTTCCCCATCATGCCCATCGCTCGGTTGAATGAGAAGCCGGACCGCGAAGGCACTTTGGTGGACATCACCTGCGATTCCGATGGTCAGATCAACAAGTTCATCGATCTCCGCGACGTCCGCGATACCCTGCCCCTCCATTCCCTCAAGCAGAATGGCAACGGCAACGAGCCTTACCGCATCGGCTTCTTCCTCATGGGCGCTTATCAGGACATCATGGGTGATCTTCACAACCTCTTCGGTCGTGTGAACGAAGTCCACGTGTTCCTCGATCCCGATGAACCCTGCGGCTACTACGTCGAGGAAGTCATCGAAGGCAACACCATCGTGCAATGCCTCGCCGCCGTGCAATACGACGAACGCGATCTCTGCCGTCAGGTGAAAGCTCAGGTGGATGAAGCCATCAAGAGCGACCGTTTGAAACCGTCCGAAGGCATGCGCCTCTTGGACGATTACGAACGCGGCTTGCGCGAATACACCTATCTCTCATTCTAGGCGCAGCATGTCTGCCCCTGCCGGCATAGACCCCGAGCTGATGCCTTCCTTACGAAGGCTGCTGCGAGGTCTGTCCGCGCTGTTCTGGGCCCTGCCGCTCACCTTGATCACGTGTGTTCAGAGCGCCGTCACCGAATGGCTGCGCCCCATGGGCATGCTCCCACCCGTCATCATGACCGGCCTGCTTTATTATGGTCTGCATGAACTCGGTCATTTCCAGAGACAGGAGCGCGTGTGGATGGATGCCTTGGACCGCACCAAGCTCTTCGCCCTCATCAACCTCGGCCTGTCCCCTTTCATCTATTGGTGGAATCAGTTTCCTGCCATCGGCTTTTTCTTCCAGGCCATCGTGGTCATGGGAGTCTGCAGCGTGATGTTCCTCATTTCCCTGAACTTCATGCTGCAACGCCTCACCGCGATGCTCCCCGATGAGATGCTCCGTGCCGAAACCAAGGTCTTCACCCAGATGAACCTGATTTTGATCGCCGTCCTCATCTGCGTCGGTGCCATCTTTCAGGCTCTCTCCGCCATCGAGAATCTTCCGGACGTTGTCATCAACATCCTGAACATCCTCTACGCCACCCGCCGCGCCTGGCTGTTACTGCTCGCGCTCCTGCCGTTGGCCATGACGATGACCTTGCTCTGGAAAACCAAAGAAGTCGTCCTCAGCTCCATCTTCGGCAACCGCGACCTCTTGGTAAAACCTCCGCAGAGCTAACTTCCCCCGTCGTGCTCGTCCTCGTCGTCGTCCTTCGTCCTCGATTCCTCCGCCCATTAGTCCCATCGGCCCCATAAGACCTATTAGTCCTATTCCCCAATTCCCCTTTCTTCATTCACCCTTCGTAATTCTCAATTCGCGTTCCCCGAAGCAGCCTTCCCATCTCGTCCGTTCGATGCTCCCTCATCACGATGGCATCCTGTCCTGCGGCACTCTAGCCACCAGTCCACACCAAATAGATCGCAACCCTCGCCAGCCACTCCACAAAGAAACGCAGTCGAAGAACAGAGAATGCTCGCCGAAACACGGCATTCCCATCTCCCTCTCTTCCATTGATAAATGGAGGAGAGGGCTGGGGAGAGGAGGCACTAAACCTCCCCTTTCTTCGTTCACCATTCCTCATTCTACATTCCCCTTAAGGAACTATGTCAAAGAGCAATGAAACCATCCGACCCCTGTGAGGCATCGCAACCCAATCCTCCTAATCAAAGAAGTCAATTGGAGGTCGAACTTCGACCCGCGCTGTCCAAAGCCCGGCCGGTTCCGCAGTGGTTACTGAGGATTCCCCGGTGAGACATAAAAATCCTACGCTCACCAACGTCCCTTTCGCCCTCCGGCTTACGAGCCCCAATCCAAACGCCCGATACACCCACAGATCCTACTCCAAACCCGGTAGGGCGAGGCTCCCGACGAGCCCAAACTCTTTTCGCAACTGCACTACCAAGTCTGAAACAGCAGACTCGATGCAAGAGAGCTTTCCCCCTTCTCATCTCGTCCCTGATGATCCCATAAGGACTGCCACCTCCCCACCAACGCAGGACACAACAATGCTATGCGTACACAACACACCATCATGCTTGATGACTCTGGGATTTTAGTGGCTGCCTATCGCTCCGAAAGAGCCCAACCACCGCTTCCCGTCCTTTACCAGCAGCGAGCTGCCAGCACTTATATTTTTCCCATAAACCGCTCAAGAAAACCACCATTTTTCGCTAAAATTCGTGATGAAAACCCAACCTTTTCGCTGACAACAACATCCAAAAATCCCCCTCTACGTAACTCGCATTTTTAAAACCGTTTCCCGGGTAAAATCGGGAATCCAAAATCGTAAGTTCTCCCCCACTCTTTTGGGGCCTTCTGTGCTTTCCTGCCCCGGCGTTTTGGTCAGGGTTTGTGGCTATTTCCCTCTCTCCGCGTCCTCCGTGTCTCCGTGGTGAATTCCCCTTTTGCGTATTCCGCGTCGTTCGCGGTCACCCTCGGCTATCGACAATGACCACCTCACAATCCCTCTATTCAATCCACAAAAAATCATGTAGTGATAACCCAAGAAAAGAGCGAACCCCAGCCCCACATGAAAATCGCATTCCAAGATTTCACACCAACCTATGAAACGAAGGGCTTCTTCTCCTCGACGACCTATGAGCCCCTTCAAGATTGCCTGCAACGAGCCAATGAATGGATCGAGGCAGAAAACCCGAACATCATCAATATCGAGACCGTCGTCCTGCCGAACCTTTGGAACAAAGGAGAAGAAGGAAGTGAAGACCCTTCACTGTTCTCCGGCGATTACAGCAGTTGGCATCAATTTATAAGGATTTGGTATAAGGCCTAATCCTATGATGCAGAATGGCAGCATCGTAGCGACCCATCTGCGGGATTGAGCCATGGAAGGATTGAACACTCATGAAAAATCACATCCGGATTTTTTCAATTCTCGCCATTTCACACTTCTTGATCGGCGCGGTTTGCGGCTGCTTCTTGTTTCTTAGCCAAGAGGGTTTCACCAAATCAGATGCAACCAGGATTTTTGAAACCATATGGGGTGCTGGCGTCGTGATTTTAGGACTACCGGATACTGTATTGGGTTGGCTGCTCAATTCATGCCTTTACGCATTTGCCTTATCGCTGCTTTTCCACATGTGGAATTTATATCTTAAGGCCATCCCGGATAAATCCTCCTGATCCTATCCTATGCGCGAGGCAATCGGTTCATCATGATATCAGTCGAACATTCGTCCTTTCTCTCCCATCTGTGTGATCCGTGTTCCATCCGTGGCTAAATACCATTCCCCTCCAAATGATCCATGAGCGCATGATACGCCTCATTGATCTGCTTCGCTTTCTCCTCCACTAACGCCCGCTTCGCCGGTTCCGCCGTCGCGTAGAGATCCGGATGATACTGCTTCATCATCTTCCGATACGCCCGCCGTAACATCTGCAGGTCCGCATTTCTGGGCAGTTCCAGCGTTTTATAATATCCCGCCAGATTGCCCGTCTCCTCCCGTTTCGGACGCTCACGTTTCCGCTCCGGTTCCGGCTCGATCCGCAACCGTCCTTGCAAATCCATCCGACCCCGATAACGCGCCTCGCATTTCGGACAACGTATCGTGTGATTCACCTGAAAGCGCCTCAACCGCAACTTCTGCCCACACCGCATGCAAACGAACTCGAAACGCTCTTCCCGCGGCGGCGGTCTCCAGTCACTTTCCCACCGTTGTTTCACAAACGTCTTTCGCAACTCCCCCGTTAGGCTCAAGCCCGCCGGTGCCGATGATAAAAACACCACTCCAGGGATAAGTTTCAGCTGCTTCAACGCATTCTCCCAATCCACCTCCGGCAACTCACGCTGTAACACCTCCAGCGCCACCCGATGCGGACTGCCCAGCAATTTCGCGATCACCGCGCTGCAATCCACCACATTCATCTTCACCCAAGTCGGGATATTTCCGTAGAAGGAAAATACCGCCATCACTACCGAAGGTGCCGCAAAAAGTATCTGCACGATCACCAGCGAGATATCCAGCGCCGTCGGATCCTCCTCCTTTTTACTGCTCCCCTTGCTCCTTTCCTCCCGCTTTCGGTCCCAGATGAGATACACCACAAACCAGATCACGAACAAGATCACCGCCACCGTCACTGAACTGTCCATCGCCAGCCGTCCGCGCCCAAAAACTTCCGATAACGGATTCCCACCTCTCAGCACCCTCACCACCATCCAAAGCAGAGCCGTATGCAGCAGCACCAATGGAATCGCCAACAGCATCAGCAAACTCCCCACCGTGAGATTCCCGAGTATCTCACCCGCCATCTGACGCCGCAGCCATTTCTCAACGACAGACTTCACAAATTCATCACTTCATCACCCCGCGAACAGGCCCTGTATCTCATCCCACGTCAGCGAATTGCTAAACGCCTCGCCATCATCCAACGTCGCCTCTGCTATCTCCCGTTTACGCTGTTGCAACGTCAGTATCTTCTCCTCCAACGTCCCGCGCGCGATGAGCTTATAACTCGTCACCACGCGATTCTGTCCGATACGATGCGCCCGCCCCGTCGCCTGATCTTCCACCGCCGGATTCCACCACGGATCGAAATGAATCACCGTATCCGCCGCCGTCAGGTTCAAGCCGGTGCCACCCGCCTTCAAGCTGATGAGGAACAGCGGAATATCACCCGACTTCTGGAACTGCTCCACCACCTCACCGCGATTCTTCGTGCTGCCATCCAGATAACAATACTTCACCCCATCCTTGTCCAACTTCTCACGCAATAAACCTAGCATCTCCACGAACTGGCTGAACACCAACGCGCGATGGCCGCCATCAATCACCTCTTCCAGCAACTCACCAAACAGCTCCAGCTTGCCGGAAGGCGCTTTCATCTCCACTTCAGACAGCTTCAAAAGCCGGACGTCACAGCAAATCTGTCGCAATCGCAGCAACGCACTGAAGATCACCAACCGGCTCTTCGCCAATCCCTGCGCGCCTACCGCATCCATCACTTCCTTGCGACTCGCTTCGAGTATCTGCGTGTAAGCCGCCTGCTGTTCCTCCGTCAGCTCGCAATAAGCCACCTGCTCCAGCTTCTCCGGCAACTCCTTCGCCACATCACGCTTCAGGCGGCGCAAGATGAACGGCTTCAACCGCCGCGTGAGCCGTGATTGCGCGTCCTTGTCCTTGTCACGCACGATCGGCAATTCATACCGCTCCCGAAAATCCTTCGCCGCCCCCAGATAACCCGGCATGAGAAAATCGAAGATAGACCACAGATCCAGCACCGAGTTCTCCATCGGCGTGCCCGTCAGCACCACGCGATGATCCGTGCGAATGGTCTTCACCGCCTGCGCATTCTGGCTCTCCCGATTCTTGATATGCTGCGCCTCATCCAAGATCACCGTATCGAACTCATGCTGCCGATACTGCTCCGCATCCCGCCGTATCAGCGCATAACTCGTCACGATCAAATCCGACTCCGCGATCAACGGAAACCTCACCTGCCGCTGCGGCCCATCCAGCGCGAGCACCTTTAACTGCGGCGCAAACTTCTTCGCCTCCTGCACCCAGTTGAAAACGAGACTCGTCGGGCACACGATCAACACAGGCTTCAACTTCGCTTCCTGCTTCGCCGCTATCAGCAACGCCAGCGTCTGCAACGTCTTACCCAAACCCATCTCATCCGCCAGCACGCCACCGAAATCGTTCTGTCGTAAAAACCACAACCACGCCACGCCCTGCTTCTGATATGGACGTAAAACTTTCTCCAGCTCGCCCACCGATGGCAGCGGCATCTCCGCCACCCCTTGCCGCGCAAACGCCTTCGCCTGCCACGTCGGTGGTGCCTGCACCTTCGTTAGCCCCGCCTCTTCCAGTGACGATTGCAAGAACCCCGCCTGCGCATTGCTGATGCGATATTTCCCGCCCTGTTGCTCTGGTGAAACATCCTGCAACACCTGCTGAAATTCTTGGATCGCCTCCGTATCGATCAGCGCGATCTTCCCATTCTTCAACCGCGTATGATTGCGCCCCGAGAGCAAGAGCCGCTGGATATCCATCGCCGAAAACCGCTCACTCTCTCCTGCAAAATTCACCTCCAGATCGAACCACCGCTCACCCGAATTCATCACGCGGAACTCCGGTTCGATGCGCTCCAGATTCTTCTCAGTGCTGCGCTGGAGCCGCTCCTCCAACGTCACCTTCCACTCCTTCTCGATACGCGGATACTCCCGCGCCATGAAGTTCAGCACGCGATCTTCCCCCACCAGATGACACATGCCCAACTCATCCGGACGACTGAATCCGTATTTCAACAATCGGTCCAGCGCCGCCTTCTCCGCCATCGTATCCCGCGTCACATAACGCGTTGGCGAATCCGGATCCGGCTGCCACAACCCATCATCCGACGCCGTCTTGCCCACCGTATGAATCCGCACGCCATACGCGCATTGCAACTGCGCGCGTAATTGCGCCAGCCCGCCTTGCATATGCAGCAAGAATTTCGGCGGTGCCGCTTCACAACTGAAATCCTCCAGCTTGAAGTTCGACTGCACCTCACACGCCGCCTGCAACTGAGGCCAATCCCGCGTGAGAAATATCGGCACCTCAGACCGCTTCAGCCTCACACTCCCCTGCGTCGCCGCGAGCAATGCTGGCGGCAACACCACCGGTTGAAAACGATTCTTCTGAAACACCCAGCTCTGCGTGCCACTGGATAGCAACGCCGCATCCGCCGGCATCGCCCCCGCACTCAGCACGATCTCGCCCTTCGGATCCAGCGTCGCCTTCACCGTCGCGCGCCACGTCTGCTTGGAAACTTCCACCGCCTGCTGTTTGCCCACGCTGATGCGCGGATGTCCCACCAGCTTCGGCAACAACCCCGCCACCTGCGCCGTCGTCAGCACCAGCATCGCGGGCACTTCGCCTTCGGCCAATGCCTCCGCCTCCAGATACAACGCCTTGTCCTGCGCATCGCAGCGATAGAGAATAATCTTCGGAAACGTGTTCAACGGCTGACGTCGCCCACCCGATTCGCCTTCCAAGAAAATCATCGCCTTCCCCTTCGCCGCCGCAGCAGCAAAGTTCGGTGGAATCACCACATGCAGTTTCAGTTCCTCACCCGGCTGTCCCTCAGCCGCAAACTTTAACCCATTGCTCGGCTTCTTCACCGGTGTCACTGGCACGATCGGCTTGCTCATCCCTCCAACAGAAGGCGGTTTCGTCGCCAAGCCATCATCCGGCTTCAATTCTCCCTTCGTGATCTGTTCCCGCCGCAGATGATGCAATCCCACTGACACTGAGTGCGCGCAAATCGTCCCCCATTCGCGCGAATCCTTGCACGTGCAGAGATTCTCCACATCCGTCGCCCCTTTGATGACCAACCCCGCGCGATAGCTCGTCCCGCCCGCATTCACTACGCCTTTGAGCACGGGTGGCGACCAGTTGGATGACAGCACCTGCGCCGCTTCGAGATACGAGCGGGCGCGCTTCATCACTTCCCAGCCCGCCATGTCGGCGAACAGCTTTTCCGTTAACAACACATGTGACATGCTCGAGCTTCAGTTTGCCGCGCCTGAACTTACCACCAAAGCAAATTCCTGCTGCGAAAAAGAAAGCGGCACCCCTTGGGGTGCCGCCTCTGAAATCAGCTGATCGCCAAAGAATTTAATACTCGCGATCGCGTTTGATGCCCGGCTCGGGGATCGGATACTTGCCGTTCGCATCCGCCAACAGCGGTGCTGGACCATCAAGCGTGAGCTTGTCCACGTTCGGGGCGAACTCATGTTTGTTCTCCTTGAAGTCCTCCCACGTCACTTCCTGGCCCGTATGCGCTGCGAAACGGCCCATCGCCGTGATCATGCTCGCCTCGGCACTGCGCACCACTTCGTTGTATGGCTCATCGTGACGGATGGCCGCCATGAAATCATCCCACTCCTGCTGGTATGGATTCGGAGCCTCACCATAGGACCACACTTGAGATTCACTGCTCATGATATGGTTCTTGAAGATGCGTCCCGCACGGCCCAATGAATGACCACCCAGCGAGACCGTTGCCATACCCTTCGCACCATGGACGATGCTCGAGAACTCATCTTTCACACCCATCATCGTGCGACCGTAGAAGAAGAACTTCGTGCCATCGTTGAATGTGTATTCCACCTGATAGGAATCGAAATTCTGGTCGATGTTATCACCGCGATAGTGACGTCCGCCGATGGCGTGGCACTTCACTGGCCAGGAGTTCTTCATCCAGCAGCATTCGTCGATCTGGTGGATGTAGAAGTCACTGAACAGACCACCGCTCGCCCACAGGAAGCTGTGGAAGCGTGAGATCTGGAACATCAATTCGCTCTGGCCTTCCTTGCGCATGGAGGGATCCGTGAAGGCGGAACCGACCGGCGGATGCATGCGATACGCGCGCATGGCGATGACATCACCGATGGCGTTCTCCTTGTTGATCTTGTCGAACAACGCCTGACGGCCTTTGCAATGCCGCACCATCAGACCTACTGCCACCTTGAGATTCTTCTTCTTGGCTTCTTCAGCCAGGGCGATCATTCGACGACCCGTCGGCGCATCCACGCAGATGGGTTTCTCCATGAATACATTCAGGCCCTTCTCGATGGCATACTTGAAATGCACCCAACGGAAGGCGGGCGGCGTCGCGAGGATGACCACATCACCCTTCTTCAACTGATCCATCGCCTGCTTATAACCGTCAAAACCGATATACTTGCGCTCCGGCGGAACTTCGAGCTGATCCTTATACTTCTTCTGAAGCTGCGTGTAGCTGTTGCTCAGCTTGCTCTCGAAGACGTCGGCCATGGCCACCAGCTTCGGTGGTCCGCTGGTCTCCAAGGCATTGGCGGCGGCACCCGTGCCACGGCCACCGCAACCGACCAGCGCGATACGCACCTGATCGCTGCCTTGGGCAAAAACATGAGGAAGGGTGACTCCCGAAAGCGCCGATGCACCGATCACGGTACCGGTGGTCTGCAAGAACTTGCGACGGGACGAAAATAGCGGTGAATTGTCTGGTGACTGGGTCATGCCCACATCGTTCTTTTTCAGACGCTTTCTGTCAATCTTCCAGCGTCACGAACCGGCAACAAACTGTCCTTCCGCTTCGTTTTGAACATCGATTCCTCCCATCATGTCCTATTTCTTCCGCATTCCTCCTTGA of the Verrucomicrobiia bacterium genome contains:
- a CDS encoding Gfo/Idh/MocA family oxidoreductase encodes the protein MTQSPDNSPLFSSRRKFLQTTGTVIGASALSGVTLPHVFAQGSDQVRIALVGCGGRGTGAAANALETSGPPKLVAMADVFESKLSNSYTQLQKKYKDQLEVPPERKYIGFDGYKQAMDQLKKGDVVILATPPAFRWVHFKYAIEKGLNVFMEKPICVDAPTGRRMIALAEEAKKKNLKVAVGLMVRHCKGRQALFDKINKENAIGDVIAMRAYRMHPPVGSAFTDPSMRKEGQSELMFQISRFHSFLWASGGLFSDFYIHQIDECCWMKNSWPVKCHAIGGRHYRGDNIDQNFDSYQVEYTFNDGTKFFFYGRTMMGVKDEFSSIVHGAKGMATVSLGGHSLGRAGRIFKNHIMSSESQVWSYGEAPNPYQQEWDDFMAAIRHDEPYNEVVRSAEASMITAMGRFAAHTGQEVTWEDFKENKHEFAPNVDKLTLDGPAPLLADANGKYPIPEPGIKRDREY
- the speA gene encoding biosynthetic arginine decarboxylase, coding for MSNQQDGAGQWNIQAARTLYNVDRWGAKYFDINEQGNVAVTPLQEAGASVDITDVIEEAKARGLKFPLLIRFQDILRHRVQSINQAFRNSIAEFNYQGQYRGVFPIKVNQLREVVEEILDAGKQYNFGLEVGSKPELYAGLALQNQMGGLIICNGYKDPGFVKMALMGIKLGRKVIMVVEKLEELKQIITVSKQVGVEPMVGIRARLLSKGAGKWAESGGENAKFGLSTSEMLEAAELLKAENLTQCFKLLHFHIGSQVPDILTVKKAVQEASRFYAKLHKMGFPIEFVDVGGGLGVDYDGSRSAFDSSTNYTLQEYTNDIVYYIGNICDAEKVPHPNIVSESGRAIVAHHSVLVVEVFGSIAKQQTATHLKYGENEHSLVKELLDIRQNLPKLNKLEAYHDALERKEDAHQMFTLGVMELPDKAKIENLYWDISQAVVESFRGQAYIPEEIRKLEDSLGDQYLCNFSVFQSLLDHWALGQLFPIMPIARLNEKPDREGTLVDITCDSDGQINKFIDLRDVRDTLPLHSLKQNGNGNEPYRIGFFLMGAYQDIMGDLHNLFGRVNEVHVFLDPDEPCGYYVEEVIEGNTIVQCLAAVQYDERDLCRQVKAQVDEAIKSDRLKPSEGMRLLDDYERGLREYTYLSF
- a CDS encoding SNF2-related protein, with translation MSHVLLTEKLFADMAGWEVMKRARSYLEAAQVLSSNWSPPVLKGVVNAGGTSYRAGLVIKGATDVENLCTCKDSREWGTICAHSVSVGLHHLRREQITKGELKPDDGLATKPPSVGGMSKPIVPVTPVKKPSNGLKFAAEGQPGEELKLHVVIPPNFAAAAAKGKAMIFLEGESGGRRQPLNTFPKIILYRCDAQDKALYLEAEALAEGEVPAMLVLTTAQVAGLLPKLVGHPRISVGKQQAVEVSKQTWRATVKATLDPKGEIVLSAGAMPADAALLSSGTQSWVFQKNRFQPVVLPPALLAATQGSVRLKRSEVPIFLTRDWPQLQAACEVQSNFKLEDFSCEAAPPKFLLHMQGGLAQLRAQLQCAYGVRIHTVGKTASDDGLWQPDPDSPTRYVTRDTMAEKAALDRLLKYGFSRPDELGMCHLVGEDRVLNFMAREYPRIEKEWKVTLEERLQRSTEKNLERIEPEFRVMNSGERWFDLEVNFAGESERFSAMDIQRLLLSGRNHTRLKNGKIALIDTEAIQEFQQVLQDVSPEQQGGKYRISNAQAGFLQSSLEEAGLTKVQAPPTWQAKAFARQGVAEMPLPSVGELEKVLRPYQKQGVAWLWFLRQNDFGGVLADEMGLGKTLQTLALLIAAKQEAKLKPVLIVCPTSLVFNWVQEAKKFAPQLKVLALDGPQRQVRFPLIAESDLIVTSYALIRRDAEQYRQHEFDTVILDEAQHIKNRESQNAQAVKTIRTDHRVVLTGTPMENSVLDLWSIFDFLMPGYLGAAKDFRERYELPIVRDKDKDAQSRLTRRLKPFILRRLKRDVAKELPEKLEQVAYCELTEEQQAAYTQILEASRKEVMDAVGAQGLAKSRLVIFSALLRLRQICCDVRLLKLSEVEMKAPSGKLELFGELLEEVIDGGHRALVFSQFVEMLGLLREKLDKDGVKYCYLDGSTKNRGEVVEQFQKSGDIPLFLISLKAGGTGLNLTAADTVIHFDPWWNPAVEDQATGRAHRIGQNRVVTSYKLIARGTLEEKILTLQQRKREIAEATLDDGEAFSNSLTWDEIQGLFAG
- a CDS encoding DnaJ domain-containing protein — encoded protein: MKSVVEKWLRRQMAGEILGNLTVGSLLMLLAIPLVLLHTALLWMVVRVLRGGNPLSEVFGRGRLAMDSSVTVAVILFVIWFVVYLIWDRKREERSKGSSKKEEDPTALDISLVIVQILFAAPSVVMAVFSFYGNIPTWVKMNVVDCSAVIAKLLGSPHRVALEVLQRELPEVDWENALKQLKLIPGVVFLSSAPAGLSLTGELRKTFVKQRWESDWRPPPREERFEFVCMRCGQKLRLRRFQVNHTIRCPKCEARYRGRMDLQGRLRIEPEPERKRERPKREETGNLAGYYKTLELPRNADLQMLRRAYRKMMKQYHPDLYATAEPAKRALVEEKAKQINEAYHALMDHLEGNGI